One stretch of Cedecea neteri DNA includes these proteins:
- the rimO gene encoding 30S ribosomal protein S12 methylthiotransferase RimO — translation MSNVTQQPRIGFVSLGCPKNLVDSERILTELRTEGYDVVPSYDDADMVIVNTCGFIDSAVQESLEAIGEALNENGKVIVTGCLGAKVDQIREVHPKVLEITGPHSYEQVLEHVHHYVPKPQHNPFLSLVPEQGVKLTPRHYAYLKISEGCNHRCTFCIIPSMRGDLDSRPIGDVLAEAKRLVEAGVKELLVISQDTSAYGVDVKHRTGFWNGAPVKTSMVSLCEQLAKLGVWTRLHYVYPYPHVDDVIPLMAEGKILPYLDIPLQHASPRILKLMKRPGSADRQLQRIKQWREICPDLTLRSTFIVGFPGETEEDFEMLLDFLKEARLDRVGCFKYSPVDGATANELPDQVPEEVKEERWNRFMQLQQKISAERLQEKVGREILVMVDEVDEEGAIGRSMADAPEIDGAVYLNGETKLKPGDVVRVKVENADEYDLWGSVV, via the coding sequence ATGAGCAATGTAACCCAACAGCCCCGTATCGGGTTTGTCTCCCTCGGCTGCCCGAAAAATCTCGTGGACTCCGAACGCATCCTGACTGAACTGCGCACCGAAGGTTATGACGTGGTGCCAAGCTACGACGACGCCGACATGGTTATCGTCAACACCTGCGGCTTTATCGACAGCGCCGTGCAGGAATCTCTGGAAGCCATCGGCGAAGCGCTGAACGAAAACGGTAAGGTGATTGTCACCGGCTGCCTGGGTGCCAAAGTGGATCAGATCCGTGAAGTGCATCCGAAAGTGCTGGAAATTACCGGCCCGCACAGCTACGAGCAGGTTCTGGAGCATGTTCACCACTACGTGCCAAAACCTCAGCACAACCCGTTCCTGAGCCTGGTGCCGGAACAGGGCGTGAAGCTGACGCCGCGCCACTACGCGTATCTGAAAATTTCCGAAGGCTGCAACCATCGCTGCACCTTCTGCATTATCCCGTCCATGCGTGGCGACCTGGACAGCCGTCCAATCGGTGACGTACTGGCGGAGGCAAAACGTCTGGTGGAAGCCGGCGTGAAAGAGCTGCTGGTTATCTCCCAGGATACCTCAGCCTACGGCGTGGACGTTAAGCACCGCACCGGTTTCTGGAACGGCGCGCCGGTAAAAACCAGCATGGTTAGCCTGTGCGAGCAATTGGCTAAGCTTGGCGTCTGGACTCGTCTGCACTACGTTTACCCGTACCCACACGTCGACGATGTGATCCCGCTGATGGCGGAAGGCAAAATCCTGCCGTACCTCGACATCCCGCTGCAGCACGCCAGCCCGCGCATTCTGAAGCTGATGAAGCGCCCTGGCTCTGCGGACCGTCAGCTGCAGCGCATCAAGCAATGGCGTGAAATCTGCCCGGATCTGACCCTGCGCTCAACCTTTATCGTTGGCTTCCCGGGTGAAACCGAAGAAGACTTCGAGATGCTGCTCGATTTCCTGAAAGAAGCACGACTGGATCGCGTAGGCTGCTTCAAGTACAGCCCGGTTGACGGCGCGACCGCCAACGAGCTGCCGGACCAGGTACCGGAAGAGGTGAAAGAAGAGCGCTGGAACCGCTTTATGCAGCTGCAGCAGAAAATCTCCGCCGAGCGCCTGCAGGAAAAAGTGGGCCGCGAGATTCTGGTGATGGTTGATGAAGTAGACGAAGAAGGGGCTATTGGCCGCAGCATGGCGGACGCACCGGAAATCGACGGCGCGGTTTACCTGAACGGCGAAACGAAGCTGAAGCCAGGCGACGTTGTCCGCGTGAAGGTTGAGAACGCGGATGAGTACGATCTGTGGGGTTCAGTGGTTTAA
- a CDS encoding autotransporter outer membrane beta-barrel domain-containing protein, with protein MLAAAVGFTSSAFAFDSLTVFGDSLSDTGNNGRWTWNSSQNKLYDEQLAAQYGLTLTPSREGGSNYAAGGGTAVPALNSADNTQSQVQRYLSQTGGRADGNGLYIHWIGGNDLAAAATQPALAQGIAANSAANAAAQVGALLDAGAGLVVVPNVPNIGATPTLMELVLSAGLGAAATPAIQAAYASLDAAQTPDLASRQQAIHQALQAAASVVSTNPLIQQGVAAQLIAAYDQAVQQASLLTTFYNSAEDQALLQHGGNIARADINGVFQEILANPQAFGLTNTAGMACPSGVAATDCTSSTPGFNASQDYLFADHFHPGPQVHSIIAQYIESIIAAPVQVTRLNQGTQAMVRGSRATLDSRYQQLRQGENAAGSLGVFGGYGGGYQRYSGHGGTGDGKGNTNNLTVGLDYQLNENVVLGGLIAGSLDNQRPDDNYRYDTRGFQAALFGQLRAGQAWLNGDVHYLSADFTNIQRDITLGQLTRTEKGDTDGRLYGARLTAGYDLAVTSWLTTGPVLQYAWDYSHVNGYSENGSSSTAMRFGDQNGHSQIGSAGWRVDTKLGVINPWAQASYRHQFGDDNYRANGGLKSTALTFSRSGEQLDKNWADIAVGADMPLSDTVSAFAAVAQTAGLSDGNQTSYNVGISAKF; from the coding sequence ATGCTGGCCGCCGCTGTGGGCTTCACCTCATCCGCATTTGCCTTTGATTCCCTCACCGTTTTTGGCGACAGCCTCAGCGACACCGGCAACAACGGGCGCTGGACCTGGAACAGCAGCCAGAACAAACTTTATGACGAACAGCTGGCCGCCCAATATGGCCTGACGTTAACGCCTTCCCGCGAGGGCGGTAGCAACTATGCCGCAGGCGGGGGCACCGCCGTGCCAGCGCTCAATTCGGCCGATAATACCCAAAGCCAGGTTCAACGCTACCTTAGCCAGACCGGCGGGCGAGCGGACGGCAACGGGTTATACATTCACTGGATAGGCGGCAACGATCTGGCCGCGGCCGCCACTCAGCCAGCGCTGGCGCAGGGGATTGCCGCCAACAGCGCGGCCAACGCAGCGGCCCAGGTTGGGGCTTTGCTTGATGCCGGAGCCGGGCTGGTAGTGGTACCTAATGTCCCAAATATTGGCGCGACGCCAACGTTGATGGAGCTGGTGCTTAGCGCAGGGCTTGGCGCGGCGGCCACGCCAGCCATTCAGGCTGCTTATGCTTCTCTGGATGCGGCGCAAACGCCTGACCTGGCGAGCCGCCAGCAGGCAATTCATCAGGCTTTACAGGCGGCGGCATCGGTCGTCAGTACGAATCCACTCATTCAGCAGGGCGTAGCCGCTCAGCTGATTGCTGCCTACGATCAAGCCGTGCAGCAGGCTTCTTTACTCACCACCTTCTATAACAGCGCTGAGGATCAGGCTCTGCTGCAACACGGCGGCAACATTGCCCGGGCGGATATCAACGGCGTTTTCCAGGAAATCCTGGCCAACCCTCAGGCGTTCGGCCTGACAAACACCGCCGGGATGGCCTGTCCGTCGGGCGTGGCGGCGACAGACTGCACCAGCTCGACGCCCGGCTTTAATGCCTCTCAGGACTATCTGTTTGCCGACCATTTCCACCCTGGCCCGCAGGTACACAGCATCATTGCCCAATACATTGAGTCGATTATTGCCGCGCCTGTTCAGGTGACTCGTCTGAATCAGGGCACGCAGGCGATGGTGCGTGGCAGCCGGGCCACCCTCGACAGCCGCTACCAGCAGCTGCGTCAGGGCGAAAACGCCGCCGGTTCACTGGGCGTGTTTGGCGGCTACGGCGGGGGGTATCAGCGGTATAGCGGGCACGGCGGAACCGGTGACGGCAAAGGGAACACCAATAACCTGACCGTGGGCCTGGACTATCAGCTTAATGAAAACGTGGTGCTGGGCGGGCTGATCGCTGGTTCTCTGGACAACCAGCGCCCGGACGATAACTACCGCTATGACACCCGAGGTTTCCAGGCCGCGCTCTTTGGCCAGCTTCGCGCGGGCCAGGCCTGGTTGAACGGGGACGTGCATTATCTCTCCGCAGACTTCACAAATATTCAGCGAGATATCACGCTCGGACAGCTGACCCGCACTGAAAAAGGTGATACCGACGGCAGGCTGTATGGCGCGCGACTCACGGCGGGTTATGACCTCGCGGTAACGAGCTGGCTGACCACGGGGCCGGTGCTGCAATACGCCTGGGATTACAGCCACGTGAACGGCTACAGCGAAAACGGCAGCAGCAGCACCGCTATGCGCTTCGGCGATCAGAACGGCCATTCGCAAATCGGCAGCGCGGGCTGGCGCGTGGACACGAAGCTGGGGGTGATTAATCCCTGGGCGCAGGCCAGCTACCGGCATCAGTTTGGCGACGACAATTACCGTGCGAACGGCGGCTTAAAATCCACGGCGCTGACCTTCAGCCGCAGCGGTGAACAGCTGGATAAAAACTGGGCCGATATCGCCGTCGGCGCTGATATGCCGCTCTCGGATACCGTGTCAGCCTTTGCGGCAGTGGCGCAAACGGCCGGGCTAAGCGACGGGAACCAGACCAGCTATAACGTGGGCATCAGCGCGAAGTTCTAA
- the gsiB gene encoding glutathione ABC transporter substrate-binding protein GsiB, whose translation MTANTTQKWLLAAGLASAVIATPAFAAKDVVVAVASNFTTLDPYDANDTLSQAVAKSFYQGLFGLDKDMKLQNVLAESYKVSDDGLVYTIKLRTGVKFQDGTDFNADAVKANLDRASNPDNHLKRYNLYKAIAKTEAVDPATVKITLKQPFSAFINILAHPATAMISPAALQKYGKDIGFHPVGTGPYQLDTWNQTDFVKVKKFTGYWQAGLPKLDSITWRPVVDNNTRAAMLQTGEAQFAFPIPYEQAGVLEKNSKLELVASPSIMQRYISMNVTQKPFDNPKVREAINYAINRQALVKVAFSGFATPAEGVVPPSIAYSEKFKPWPYDPAKAKALLKEAGFPNGFETTLWSSHNHSTAQKVLQFTQQQLAQVGIKVKVTAMDAGQRAAEVEAKSQKESGVRMFYTGWSASTGEADWSLSPLFASQNWPPTLFNTAFYSNPQVDKDLAEALKTTKPEEKAKLYKDAQDIIWKESPWVPLVVEKLVSAHSKNLTGFYVMPDTGFSFDNADLK comes from the coding sequence ATGACAGCTAACACAACGCAAAAATGGCTTCTGGCGGCGGGACTGGCCTCCGCCGTTATCGCCACGCCCGCTTTCGCTGCTAAAGATGTCGTCGTAGCGGTGGCCTCAAACTTCACGACGCTCGACCCGTACGATGCGAATGACACGCTGTCGCAGGCGGTGGCGAAGTCGTTCTATCAGGGGTTGTTCGGGCTTGATAAAGACATGAAGCTGCAGAACGTGCTGGCGGAGAGCTATAAGGTCTCTGACGACGGCCTGGTGTACACCATCAAACTGCGTACGGGCGTGAAGTTCCAGGACGGCACCGACTTCAATGCCGATGCGGTAAAAGCTAACCTCGACCGCGCCAGCAATCCGGATAACCACCTCAAGCGCTATAACCTGTATAAAGCCATCGCGAAAACCGAAGCGGTCGATCCTGCGACGGTAAAAATCACCTTAAAACAGCCGTTCTCGGCGTTTATCAATATTCTTGCCCACCCGGCGACGGCGATGATCTCCCCGGCGGCGCTGCAAAAGTACGGCAAAGATATTGGCTTCCACCCGGTGGGCACCGGCCCGTATCAGCTGGATACCTGGAACCAGACCGACTTTGTGAAGGTGAAAAAATTCACCGGTTACTGGCAGGCTGGCCTGCCGAAGCTGGACAGCATTACCTGGCGTCCGGTCGTGGATAACAACACCCGCGCGGCGATGCTGCAAACCGGCGAAGCGCAGTTTGCGTTCCCGATTCCTTACGAGCAGGCCGGCGTGCTGGAGAAAAACAGTAAGCTTGAGCTGGTTGCTTCCCCGTCCATCATGCAGCGCTACATCAGCATGAACGTGACCCAAAAACCGTTTGATAACCCGAAGGTTCGCGAGGCGATCAACTACGCGATTAACCGCCAGGCGCTGGTGAAAGTGGCGTTCTCCGGCTTTGCCACGCCTGCGGAAGGCGTCGTGCCGCCGTCCATCGCCTATTCGGAAAAATTCAAACCCTGGCCTTACGATCCGGCCAAAGCCAAAGCGCTGCTAAAAGAAGCGGGCTTCCCGAACGGCTTTGAAACCACGCTCTGGTCGTCCCATAACCACAGCACCGCGCAGAAAGTACTGCAGTTTACCCAGCAGCAGCTGGCGCAGGTTGGTATCAAGGTGAAAGTGACGGCGATGGACGCCGGGCAGCGTGCGGCAGAAGTGGAAGCCAAAAGCCAGAAAGAGAGCGGCGTGAGAATGTTCTACACCGGCTGGTCGGCCTCAACCGGTGAAGCAGACTGGTCTCTGTCACCGCTGTTTGCTTCCCAAAACTGGCCGCCAACGCTGTTTAACACTGCGTTCTACAGCAATCCTCAGGTGGATAAAGACCTGGCTGAGGCGCTGAAAACCACCAAACCGGAAGAGAAAGCGAAGCTGTATAAAGACGCGCAGGACATTATCTGGAAAGAGTCACCGTGGGTGCCGCTGGTGGTGGAAAAACTGGTTTCTGCCCACAGCAAAAACCTCACCGGATTCTACGTGATGCCGGATACCGGGTTTAGTTTTGATAATGCGGATCTGAAGTAG
- the iaaA gene encoding beta-aspartyl-peptidase: MTKAVIAIHGGAGALTRAHLTPEKEQEFISALSRIVEVGQQILEHGGSALDAVTEAVRLLEECPLFNAGIGSVFTSEGKHELDACVMDGNSLDAGAVAGVSHIRNPILAARLVLENSPHVLMIGEGAERFAAQQGLEPVDETLFSTEERYQQLLRARESQQTLLDHDGAEPIDADKKFGTVGAVALDKLGNLAAATSTGGMTNKLPGRVGDSPLVGAGCYANNANVAVSCTGTGEVFIRTLAAYDIAALMEYAGLSLQQAVDRVVLEKLPALGGSGGMIAIDNQGNVALPFNSEGMYRGFGFVGDAPNVGIYRDQES, translated from the coding sequence ATGACCAAAGCCGTTATCGCTATTCATGGCGGGGCCGGAGCCCTAACCCGCGCCCACCTGACGCCGGAAAAAGAGCAGGAGTTTATCAGCGCGCTATCCAGAATAGTGGAGGTCGGGCAGCAGATCCTCGAGCACGGCGGCAGCGCGCTGGACGCGGTAACCGAGGCCGTTCGCCTGCTGGAAGAATGCCCGCTGTTTAACGCCGGGATTGGTTCTGTGTTCACTAGTGAAGGCAAACATGAGCTCGACGCCTGCGTCATGGACGGCAACAGCCTGGATGCCGGGGCGGTGGCGGGCGTAAGCCATATTCGCAACCCGATTCTTGCGGCGAGGCTGGTGCTGGAAAACAGCCCTCACGTGCTGATGATTGGCGAAGGGGCGGAACGTTTTGCCGCTCAGCAAGGGCTTGAGCCGGTAGATGAAACACTTTTTTCGACCGAAGAACGCTATCAGCAATTGCTGCGCGCCCGTGAAAGCCAGCAAACGCTGTTGGATCATGACGGGGCCGAGCCGATTGATGCCGATAAGAAATTTGGCACGGTTGGCGCAGTGGCGCTGGATAAACTCGGTAATCTGGCGGCGGCAACCTCCACCGGCGGGATGACCAATAAACTGCCGGGCCGGGTAGGGGATTCACCCCTCGTCGGCGCGGGCTGCTATGCCAACAATGCCAACGTGGCGGTGTCCTGCACCGGCACGGGTGAAGTCTTCATACGCACGCTTGCGGCCTACGATATTGCTGCCCTGATGGAGTATGCCGGGCTAAGTCTGCAGCAGGCCGTCGACCGTGTGGTGCTGGAAAAACTGCCCGCGCTGGGCGGCAGCGGCGGCATGATTGCCATTGATAATCAGGGCAACGTCGCGCTGCCGTTTAACAGCGAAGGGATGTACCGCGGCTTTGGCTTTGTGGGCGATGCCCCGAATGTAGGAATTTATCGTGACCAGGAGAGTTAA
- the gsiA gene encoding glutathione ABC transporter ATP-binding protein GsiA, translating to MPHSHELPDEQVLAVSDLNIRFRQQQQITEAVRHLSLTLNRGETLAIVGESGSGKSVTAMALMRLLEQSGGLVDCEKLLLRRRNNEVLNLPELNSAQMRRVRGADVAMIFQEPMTSLNPVFTVGEQIAESIRLHQKLDGRAALNEAKRMLERVRIPEAQAILNRYPHQLSGGMRQRVMIAMALSCRPAVLIADEPTTALDVTIQAQILQLIRVLQDEMQMGVIFITHDMGVVADIADRVLVMYRGEAVETGTVEQIFENPQHAYTQALLAAVPRLGAMNGSDLPREFPLIVPGQSNQQEPEVEQDTIPHGAKPVLEVRDLVTRFPLRSGIFNRVTRQVHAVEKVSFDLLPGETLALVGESGCGKSTTGRSLLRLVETQGGTITFNGQRIDNLPDGELQHVRKDIQFIFQDPYASLDPRQTVGYSIMEPLLVHQAMPKEQAQERVAWLLERVGLQPEHAWRYPHEFSGGQRQRVCIARALALNPKVVIADESVSALDVSIRAQIVNLLLDLQREFGIAFLFISHDMAVVERISHRVAVMYLGQIVEIGPRRAVFENPQHPYTRKLMAAVPVADPTRKGRKPVLVSDEIPSATRSLGDEPHVAPLVAVGPGHFVARHPIGSSENRL from the coding sequence ATGCCGCACAGTCATGAACTGCCGGACGAGCAGGTGCTTGCCGTTAGCGACCTCAATATTCGCTTTCGCCAACAGCAGCAGATCACCGAGGCGGTGCGTCACCTGTCGCTGACGCTTAATCGGGGAGAAACGCTGGCGATTGTCGGCGAGTCGGGCTCCGGGAAATCGGTGACGGCGATGGCATTGATGCGCCTGCTGGAACAGAGCGGCGGGCTGGTCGACTGCGAGAAACTGCTGCTGCGCCGCCGCAATAACGAAGTGCTTAATCTGCCCGAGCTGAACAGCGCGCAGATGCGTCGCGTGCGTGGCGCGGACGTGGCGATGATTTTCCAGGAGCCGATGACCTCGCTCAACCCGGTGTTTACCGTGGGGGAGCAAATTGCCGAATCTATTCGTTTACACCAAAAGCTGGACGGCCGGGCGGCGCTGAATGAGGCAAAACGCATGCTTGAACGCGTGCGCATTCCTGAAGCCCAGGCCATTCTGAACCGCTACCCGCACCAGCTTTCCGGCGGGATGCGCCAGCGGGTGATGATCGCCATGGCGCTCTCCTGCCGCCCGGCGGTACTGATCGCCGATGAGCCGACGACCGCCCTCGACGTGACTATTCAGGCGCAGATCCTGCAGCTTATTCGCGTCCTGCAGGATGAAATGCAGATGGGGGTGATTTTTATCACCCACGATATGGGCGTGGTGGCCGACATCGCCGACCGGGTGCTGGTCATGTATCGGGGCGAAGCGGTGGAAACAGGCACCGTTGAGCAAATATTCGAAAACCCGCAGCACGCCTACACACAGGCTTTACTGGCCGCCGTGCCGCGTCTGGGCGCCATGAACGGCAGCGATTTACCGCGCGAGTTTCCGCTTATCGTGCCGGGGCAATCGAATCAGCAAGAGCCTGAAGTCGAGCAGGACACCATTCCCCACGGCGCTAAGCCAGTGCTTGAAGTGCGTGACCTGGTCACCCGTTTTCCGCTGCGCAGCGGGATATTCAACCGGGTGACGCGCCAGGTACATGCTGTTGAAAAGGTGAGCTTCGATTTACTGCCCGGCGAAACCCTGGCGCTGGTAGGCGAGTCCGGCTGTGGTAAATCGACCACCGGACGCTCGCTGCTGCGGCTGGTGGAAACCCAGGGCGGCACCATCACCTTTAACGGCCAGCGTATTGATAATTTGCCTGACGGCGAACTGCAGCACGTCCGCAAAGACATCCAGTTTATATTCCAGGACCCGTATGCTTCGCTGGATCCTCGCCAGACGGTCGGTTACTCCATCATGGAGCCGCTGCTGGTGCATCAGGCGATGCCCAAAGAGCAGGCTCAAGAGCGCGTAGCCTGGCTGCTTGAGCGCGTAGGGTTGCAGCCGGAACACGCCTGGCGCTACCCGCATGAGTTCTCCGGCGGCCAGCGGCAGAGGGTTTGTATTGCCCGCGCGCTGGCCCTTAACCCGAAGGTGGTGATTGCCGATGAGTCCGTTTCGGCCCTGGATGTGTCGATTCGGGCGCAGATAGTTAACCTGCTGCTCGACCTGCAGCGTGAGTTTGGCATCGCTTTCCTGTTTATCTCCCACGACATGGCCGTGGTGGAACGTATCAGCCATCGCGTGGCGGTGATGTATCTGGGCCAGATTGTTGAAATTGGCCCGCGCCGCGCGGTGTTTGAAAACCCACAGCATCCGTATACCCGCAAGCTCATGGCGGCGGTGCCGGTGGCTGACCCAACCCGTAAGGGACGCAAGCCCGTTTTAGTGTCTGACGAGATCCCCAGCGCCACACGCAGCCTGGGGGATGAACCGCACGTAGCACCGCTGGTTGCGGTGGGGCCGGGGCATTTTGTCGCCCGGCATCCCATCGGCAGCAGTGAAAATCGCCTTTAA
- the gsiC gene encoding glutathione ABC transporter permease GsiC — protein sequence MFNYFLKRLLGLIPTLFIVAVLVFLFVHLLPGDPARLIAGPEADATVIELVRKQLGLDQPLWRQFLHYITHVVQGDFGTSLVSRRPVSEEIASRFMPTLWLTLTSMAWATLFGLVTGIVAAVWRNRWPDRLSMTIAVSGISFPAFALGMLLMQVFSVELGWLPTVGADSWQHYILPSITLGAAVAAVMARFTRASFVDVLHEDYMRTARAKGVSETLIVVKHGLRNALIPVITMMGLQFGFLLGGSIVVEKVFNWPGLGRLLVDSVEMRDYPVIQAEVLLFSLEFIVINLVVDLLYAAINPAIRYK from the coding sequence ATGTTTAACTATTTCCTCAAACGCCTCCTGGGCCTGATCCCCACGCTGTTCATCGTCGCGGTGCTGGTGTTCCTGTTTGTGCACCTGCTGCCAGGTGACCCGGCGCGCCTGATTGCCGGGCCGGAAGCTGATGCCACGGTCATCGAGCTTGTTCGCAAACAGCTCGGGCTGGATCAGCCGCTGTGGCGGCAGTTCCTGCATTACATCACTCACGTGGTGCAGGGGGACTTTGGCACCTCGCTGGTTTCTCGCCGCCCGGTATCCGAAGAGATTGCCAGCCGCTTTATGCCCACGCTGTGGCTGACGCTGACCAGCATGGCCTGGGCGACGCTGTTTGGCCTGGTTACCGGGATAGTGGCCGCCGTCTGGCGCAACCGCTGGCCGGATCGCCTGAGCATGACGATTGCCGTGTCCGGTATTTCCTTCCCGGCCTTCGCGCTGGGAATGCTGCTGATGCAGGTCTTCTCGGTTGAGTTAGGCTGGCTCCCCACGGTGGGGGCAGACAGCTGGCAGCACTACATTTTGCCGTCTATTACCCTTGGTGCGGCGGTGGCTGCGGTGATGGCGAGATTCACCCGCGCATCGTTCGTGGATGTGCTGCATGAAGATTACATGCGTACCGCCAGGGCGAAAGGCGTGAGTGAAACGCTGATCGTGGTGAAACACGGCCTGCGTAACGCCTTGATCCCGGTGATCACCATGATGGGGTTACAGTTCGGCTTCCTGCTTGGTGGCTCAATTGTGGTGGAAAAAGTGTTTAACTGGCCGGGATTAGGGCGCCTGCTGGTGGATTCGGTGGAAATGCGCGACTACCCGGTTATTCAGGCGGAAGTCCTGCTGTTTTCGCTGGAGTTTATTGTAATCAACTTAGTGGTGGATCTGCTGTATGCCGCCATTAACCCGGCCATCAGGTACAAATAA
- the gsiD gene encoding glutathione ABC transporter permease GsiD has protein sequence MRLLNWRRQAIVSAMPAVRAGQIRTPWSEFLRRFRQQPVAMTAGLFVLLLIVVALIAPWIAPFDAENYFDYDRLNEGPSALHWFGVDSLGRDIFSRVLVGAQISLAAGVFSVLIGALIGTFFGLLAGYYEGWWDRIIMRICDVLFAFPGILLAIAVVAVMGSGMTNVIIAVAIFSIPAFARLVRGNTLVLKQQTFIESARSIGAPDATIIFRHILPGTVSSIVVYFTMRIGTSIISAASLSFLGLGAQPPTPEWGAMLNEARADMVIAPHVAIFPSLAIFFTVLAFNLLGDGLRDALDPKIKG, from the coding sequence ATGCGACTTTTAAACTGGCGACGCCAGGCCATAGTCAGCGCGATGCCCGCCGTTCGCGCCGGGCAAATCCGTACGCCGTGGAGCGAGTTCTTACGCCGTTTTCGGCAGCAGCCCGTGGCGATGACTGCCGGGCTTTTCGTGCTTTTACTGATAGTAGTAGCGCTGATAGCGCCGTGGATAGCGCCCTTTGATGCGGAAAACTATTTTGATTACGACAGGCTGAACGAAGGGCCGTCGGCATTGCACTGGTTTGGCGTTGATTCGCTGGGGCGCGACATTTTTAGCCGCGTGCTGGTTGGGGCGCAAATCTCACTGGCCGCCGGGGTCTTTTCGGTGCTTATTGGCGCGCTGATCGGCACCTTCTTTGGCCTGCTGGCGGGGTATTACGAAGGCTGGTGGGACCGCATTATCATGCGCATTTGCGATGTCCTGTTCGCCTTCCCCGGCATTCTGCTGGCGATAGCGGTAGTGGCGGTGATGGGCAGCGGCATGACCAACGTGATTATTGCGGTGGCTATTTTCAGTATTCCGGCGTTTGCCCGTCTGGTTCGCGGCAACACCCTGGTGCTGAAACAGCAAACTTTTATTGAGTCTGCTCGTAGCATTGGCGCCCCGGATGCGACTATTATCTTCCGGCATATTCTGCCGGGAACCGTTTCGTCGATCGTGGTTTATTTCACCATGCGTATCGGGACCTCTATTATCTCCGCCGCAAGCCTGTCGTTTCTTGGCCTGGGCGCTCAGCCTCCTACGCCGGAGTGGGGCGCGATGCTGAACGAGGCGAGGGCGGATATGGTCATTGCCCCGCACGTGGCTATTTTCCCGAGTCTCGCCATCTTCTTTACCGTGCTGGCGTTCAACTTATTGGGCGATGGGTTGCGGGACGCGCTGGATCCCAAAATTAAAGGTTAA
- a CDS encoding MipA/OmpV family protein gives MRKITGALLLSPLLIATSCPAANWSLGAQGGLYQTPYQTRHELRWALPYVGYDGRTWYLDGTEAGYNFINTDTLLLRAKVYYYDTLYRADTGQTPALRGLSNRNSTMMGGMTMQYTTPVGAFSATIAGDTLGVSNGVVANSAYIAMAQWGDFTLVPEAGMDFSNAQNTRYYYGISEKESAKTGLATWRPQSSIVPYAQLAMNYAWTPLWNTWAQFTQRFYPSTISDSPMVNKNNVRELTVGMSYTF, from the coding sequence ATGCGAAAAATAACCGGGGCGCTTCTGCTCAGCCCGCTGCTGATTGCCACCTCCTGCCCGGCGGCCAACTGGTCGCTTGGCGCGCAGGGTGGGCTGTATCAAACCCCTTATCAAACCCGCCATGAGCTGCGCTGGGCGCTGCCATACGTCGGCTACGACGGCAGAACCTGGTATCTCGACGGGACCGAGGCGGGCTATAACTTCATCAATACCGATACGCTGCTGCTGCGCGCTAAGGTCTATTACTACGACACGCTATATCGTGCGGATACCGGGCAAACGCCCGCGCTGCGAGGGCTGAGCAACCGCAACAGCACGATGATGGGCGGTATGACGATGCAGTACACCACGCCGGTGGGGGCATTTAGCGCCACGATCGCGGGCGATACTCTGGGCGTTAGCAACGGCGTGGTCGCCAATTCAGCCTATATCGCAATGGCGCAGTGGGGAGACTTCACGCTGGTGCCGGAAGCCGGCATGGACTTTTCTAACGCGCAAAATACGCGTTATTACTATGGCATCTCTGAGAAAGAGTCGGCAAAAACGGGCCTGGCGACATGGCGTCCGCAAAGCAGCATTGTGCCTTACGCACAGCTGGCGATGAACTATGCCTGGACGCCGCTGTGGAACACCTGGGCACAGTTCACGCAGCGTTTTTACCCGAGCACGATAAGTGACAGCCCGATGGTGAATAAGAACAACGTGCGGGAGCTAACGGTGGGGATGAGTTATACGTTTTAG